In one Kluyveromyces marxianus DMKU3-1042 DNA, complete genome, chromosome 4 genomic region, the following are encoded:
- the DUS4 gene encoding tRNA dihydrouridine synthase, producing the protein MMSSCSVRIPPPKELSKSNDPLHIIKSRLETHNRPATIAGPMVRYSKLAFRQTCRHYDVDIVYTPMILAREFVRNGHARMADFTTCRDDTPLIVQVGVNNVADLLKFTEMVYPYCDGIGINCGCPIREQVREGIGSALIYNGELLCNMVKAVKEKYGDKVRLETKIRIHDNIAETVTLCNNLCEAGVDWITVHGRTRTTRSSVPVNLDAIKYIKENIKNKEVPLVANGDCFSLEDFQHIHEYTNVEGVMAVRGLLANPALFAGHEKCPWGTIELFFHYAMEFGGLPYQLLQHHLYTMMENMGIEKPMLKELMEIKNLAHLVDWLDDNFDFKRKGDPGFAEAVDIPFRSSQPKI; encoded by the coding sequence ATGATGTCTTCATGTTCAGTACGTATTCCGCCACCTAAAGAGCTATCCAAAAGTAATGATCCTTTGCATATTATAAAATCCAGACTAGAGACTCATAACAGACCGGCTACCATTGCGGGTCCCATGGTTCGCTACTCGAAACTTGCATTCAGACAAACTTGCCGTCATTATGATGTTGACATAGTGTATACTCCAATGATCTTAGCGAGAGAGTTTGTTAGAAACGGCCATGCCAGAATGGCAGATTTCACAACGTGCAGAGACGATACACCGTTAATCGTTCAGGTGGGTGTGAATAACGTTGCAGATCTTCTCAAATTCACTGAGATGGTATACCCGTACTGTGACGGTATCGGTATTAACTGTGGATGTCCGATCCGTGAACAAGTGAGGGAAGGCATTGGCTCTGCATTAATATACAATGGAGAATTGTTGTGTAACATGGTCAAAGCTGTGAAGGAAAAATACGGTGACAAGGTTAGACTAGAGACGAAAATTAGAATACACGACAACATTGCAGAAACTGTCACGCTCTGTAATAACTTATGCGAAGCTGGAGTAGATTGGATTACAGTTCATGGCAGGACCAGAACTACGCGTTCATCTGTTCCTGTAAATTTAGATGCCATCAAATACATCAAAGAGAACATTAAGAATAAAGAGGTTCCACTGGTTGCAAACGGTGACTGTTTCAGTCTGGAGGATTTCCAGCATATCCACGAGTACACAAACGTAGAAGGGGTGATGGCTGTGCGGGGATTGCTAGCCAATCCTGCACTTTTCGCTGGTCACGAAAAATGCCCATGGGGCACAATAGAGCTCTTTTTCCATTACGCCATGGAGTTCGGCGGACTACCATACCAACTCCTACAACATCACCTATACACTATGATGGAGAACATGGGCATAGAGAAACCAATGTTGAAAGAACTAATGGAGATTAAAAACCTAGCACACCTTGTGGACTGGCTTGATGACAATTTCGACTTCAAGCGCAAGGGCGACCCTGGATTCGCAGAAGCAGTCGATATTCCATTCAGAAGTTCTCAACCCAAGATATAG
- the RPL31B gene encoding 60S ribosomal protein eL31: MAGLKDVVTREYTINMHKRLHGVSFKKRAPKAVKEIKKFAKLHMGTDDVRLDPKLNQEIWKRGIKGVPFRLRLRISRRRNEEEDAKNPLFSYVEPVVVASAKGLQTVVVDEDEA; the protein is encoded by the exons ATGGCCGGTTTGAAAGACGTCGTTACTCGTGAATACACCATCAACATGCACAAGAGA TTGCACGGTGtttccttcaagaagagagcTCCAAAGGCTGTGAAGgaaatcaagaagttcgCCAAGTTGCACATGGGTACCGACGATGTCAGATTGGACCCAAAGTTGAACCAAGAAATCTGGAAGAGAGGTATCAAGGGTGTTCCATTCAGATTGAGATTGAGAATCtctagaagaagaaacgaagaagaagacgcTAAGAACCCATTGTTCTCTTACGTCGAACCAGTCGTCGTTGCTTCTGCTAAGGGTTTGCAAACCGTTGTCGTTGACGAAGACGAAGCTTAA
- the BRE1 gene encoding E3 ubiquitin-protein ligase BRE1 — protein sequence MDEHIAKKPKLELSDASEPLTQRDVIAFQKEALFRCLNQWRSKANCLAEENEVLQGKIEEAMESAAGCGSTLVAVAQALLDSCSDDEDRQLLQRIISESEGDSRAFVHTAAENSSRICQLILKSAGGSGGTASGAASERLQELEKLKLKLQGLLSASESKLKKTTEYYEGLLSKYDRQDSETVSRVFNSADDDNGSVKKEKNQSENAAGSSGGVDQKKGSAANEEQRTVSEVEHEMQINDLKSQIAVLEATVKDLKEWKEQNLKELSQLRQSAAALRPDSAQSNAQEAASANAAAATAASGGNEKISSLMKQNEDLQRINEAYMTKFQQLSSDREIFTNKLTSEFHAAQDALKKHNSSLEKDLVRIRTIRDELLAKVSLLEAQKGKSEMIDDLEKLLKIQEEQLTRVESRSNESTSQDALMKELQDLEKAFKEVSRISNKKYATYLNQESVLSKLTVEKTKASEKYFAAMRSKDAIMIENKNLSKNLNKSNELIVQLKELEKTLQQKIESLHKQLNVSQENEKRLKDSNKETSMKIAELTSDNNKLKKSAERLESENKQLIGAKTELESVVKDKDIENKQLRIKVSNAEAKSKKLYKTLLSNGGDSGALAEELENFRTIIYCSLCSKNWKNTSLKTCGHVFCESCCKERLAARMRKCPTCNKPFSSNDLLTIHL from the coding sequence ATGGATGAACATATTGCGAAGAAGCCCAAATTGGAGCTTTCAGACGCATCGGAACCGTTGACGCAGCGCGATGTAATAGCATTTCAGAAAGAGGCGTTGTTTAGATGCTTGAATCAGTGGCGTTCGAAGGCTAACTGTCTAGCGGAGGAGAATGAGGTTCTTCAAGGTAAGATAGAGGAAGCGATGGAATCTGCTGCAGGATGCGGGTCTACGTTAGTTGCTGTGGCGCAGGCGTTGTTGGATAGCTGTAGTGACGATGAGGATAGACAGCTTCTGCAACGGATTATTAGTGAGTCGGAAGGTGACTCGCGTGCGTTTGTTCACACAGCAGCCGAAAACAGCAGCAGGATATGTCAGCTTATATTGAAGAGCGCTGGTGGGTCTGGTGGCACCGCTAGTGGCGCCGCCAGCGAAAGACTCCAGGAGTTGGAAAAACTCAAGTTGAAGTTGCAGGGCCTGCTTAGTGCCTCGGAATCCAAGCTCAAGAAGACAACTGAGTACTACGAAGGATTGCTCTCCAAATATGATAGACAGGATAGCGAGACCGTATCCCGCGTTTTCAACAGCgctgatgatgataacGGCAGTGTtaagaaggagaaaaacCAATCTGAGAATGCGGCAGGATCGAGCGGCGGCGTTGACCAGAAGAAGGGTTCCGCTGCAAACGAGGAACAACGGACAGTGTCAGAAGTGGAGCATGAAATGCAGATCAACGATTTGAAATCACAGATCGCCGTGCTGGAAGCCACAGTAAAGGACTTGAAGGAATGGAAGGAACAGAACCTAAAAGAGTTATCGCAACTACGACAATCTGCAGCTGCACTACGCCCTGATTCTGCACAGTCTAACGCCCAGGAAGCTGCCTCGGCAAATGCCGCAGCAGCTACCGCTGCATCAGGAGGTAATGAAAAGATTTCTAGTTTAATGAAACAGAACGAGGACCTCCAACGAATTAACGAAGCTTACATGACAAAGTTCCAACAACTCTCTTCCGACAGAGAGATTTTCACTAATAAACTCACATCAGAATTTCATGCAGCACAGGATgcattgaagaagcatAACTCATCCTTAGAGAAAGACTTGGTGAGAATTAGAACCATTCGTGATGAACTACTGGCTAAAGTATCCCTTTTGGAAGCGCAAAAGGGAAAATCGGAGATGATAGACGACTTGGAAAAACTACTAaaaatccaagaagaacaattgACCAGAGTCGAATCGAGAAGCAATGAAAGCACGAGTCAAGACGCTTTAATGAAAGAATTACAGGACCTCGAAAAGGCCTTCAAAGAAGTGTCAAGAATTTCGAATAAAAAATACGCGACCTACCTAAACCAGGAATCCGTGTTAAGCAAACTAACCGTCGAAAAGACCAAAGCAAGCGAGAAATACTTCGCCGCAATGAGATCCAAGGACGCAATAATGatagaaaacaaaaacctCTCTAAGAACTTAAACAAATCTAACGAATTAATCGTTCAATTGAAAGAGCTCGAAAAGACTTTACaacaaaagattgaaaGCTTGCATAAGCAACTCAACGTATCacaagaaaacgaaaaacgCTTGAAGGATTctaacaaagaaacatcCATGAAAATTGCGGAGCTAACTTCTGACAACAATAAGCTCAAGAAATCGGCTGAACGCCTCGAAAGTGAAAATAAACAACTAATAGGCGCTAAGACAGAATTGGAATCAGTGGTTAAGGAtaaagatattgaaaacaaacagCTAAGAATCAAAGTCTCCAATGCTGAAGCTAAATCTAAGAAACTATACAAAACACTCCTTTCAAACGGTGGTGACAGCGGAGCGCTAGctgaagaacttgaaaacTTCCGTACCATCATCTACTGTTCCCTATGCTCcaagaattggaagaacACCTCCTTGAAAACTTGTGGCCACGTCTTTTGTGAATCATGTTGTAAGGAAAGATTGGCTGCTAGAATGAGAAAGTGCCCTACATGTAACAAACCATTTTCCTCTAACGATTTGCTAACTATCCATTTATGA
- the AHK1 gene encoding Ahk1p: MDTGRRGVQLLNSLNKFISLTASSATIGHGPDHGFSVSQLKAVANFIRLNVLSPLRRLEPDISIPISREDEQHHLGELSNDVLVQWWLTLLNFLNSGLISDTTSNTSLAMDAVSVSLECISRIITITVPKVNSPDREREIYSYHLLLTVRWVTNRLVLNSRRKSELESRNFQQQQQQQQQQQQQQQQKQNAMLALQFAKQYTAVLIPLIGKIIAFAFCFLDDELHYDVEVVKTLSKNRFDIVDISSETLLPWRTKQVVVIEDDAQQQSQYTRELINKFNNVELNEPMSQETKKVFPIMISYLQNSQVQTIFLFHYWFNVLNAHSELGLKHLEIEKFPGFALILHFCCNTLKQDLDKLSKFIKIEDKQGKHEAALLKTTPNSNPNQINVSHEKIINFIFTKFQGVRIIECYRSLMGYFYNTRIEKTLLIELFNLQEKTFLASSSSISAYDSWMANIIFNVLFQFQVFHFDTLPEILESFSWNSWINGIFGTLKTYNVDSQLVGLLCLFNTWQSIPLVYRKRIAGALIGEFWDMLSIDTDFHIVNILFHKLLIFKVLADENISKIYHEAIKTKLFSINKEVLCIINAFDYDYTQLVDEKTVLFFHTNNRLILERQEPLYEDDLLLMSNLKHTEGNMGNANNTLLFTNMSRMSNIRPGVVICKGKHPFDISDELVSRAALMVAQKNKTKRENERNRSSISSSTSSLNSDTSETDDSKKEGGLKFGFGALLSSFNNNIKSKPDTPPKPTQRNSNRNSIASTSTTDTYETHEMLSMYSTVSSVASNSSRSESSEDLLYKLSQQTRSHIMNNNDSPASKKHKLLAPVETKYTRDIVTKPPIRFIFKTVSVNSQLTQKKNMLDKIQGFNKKWGVKVVNRYDKPLPDPLGMASDTLIDGFDFDSLSPTIEELQQLNLVENSVSNIYEHDSSQERRQQGGAMEPPQIDISQLFPDDTFMNLTDVLNSTSYDIEKNKPISKVERMKLITKLTKLIKVIHTFNLTMKEYTEFKKVNGNNLVYMELDPGFHQNHSLNKGLIAIASYK; this comes from the coding sequence ATGGATACTGGAAGACGAGGAGTGCAGCTTCTGAACTCGTTAAACAAGTTTATATCTCTAACAGCATCATCCGCTACTATTGGACACGGACCAGATCATGGGTTCTCGGTGTCGCAATTGAAGGCAGTGGCCAATTTCATCCGTTTGAACGTTCTTTCGCCGTTGCGAAGGCTCGAGCCTGATATATCAATTCCCATTTCTCGCGAGGATGAACAACATCATTTGGGAGAGCTCAGTAACGACGTTCTGGTCCAATGGTGGCTCACACTTCTtaatttcttgaactcGGGTTTGATATCCGACACAACATCCAACACATCGCTGGCAATGGACGCAGTGTCCGTGTCTTTAGAGTGCATTAGTAGAATCATCACAATCACGGTACCCAAGGTCAACTCTCCAGATCGCGAACGTGAAATATATTCATACCATTTGTTGTTGACGGTACGATGGGTCACCAATAGATTGGTTCTGAATTCTAGAAGAAAATCAGAACTAGAATCAAGGAACTttcagcaacaacaacaacaacagcagcagcagcagcagcagcagcaacagaaacagaacGCAATGCTTGCCTTGCAGTTTGCTAAACAATACACAGCAGTCTTGATACCACTTATCGGAAAGATCATTGCATTTGCATTCTGCTTCTTGGACGACGAATTGCATTACGACGTAGAAGTGGTAAAAACCCTCTCCAAAAACAGATTCGACATAGTGGATATCTCTTCAGAGACTTTATTACCATGGAGAACAAAACAGGTTGTAGTTATTGAAGACGACGCACAACAACAATCCCAATACACACGGGAATTAATCAATAAGTTCAATAATGTCGAATTGAATGAACCCATGTCGCAAGAAACTAAAAAAGTTTTCCCCATTATGATCTCTTACTTACAAAACTCTCAAGTGCAAACtatatttttgttccattACTGGTTCAATGTTCTAAACGCACATTCTGAATTGGGCCTCAAGCATttagaaatagaaaagtTTCCAGGTTTTGCGCTCATTCTTCACTTTTGTTGCAATACTCTAAAGCAGGATTTGGATAAACTTTCAAAGTTTatcaaaattgaagatAAACAGGGGAAACACGAAGCAGCCCTGCTGAAAACAACGCCAAACTCTAATCCAAATCAAATTAATGTTAGTCATGAAAAAATTATAAACTTCATCTTTACAAAGTTTCAAGGCGTTAGAATTATCGAATGCTATAGATCACTTATGGGATACTTCTATAATACCCGCATTGAGAAGACACTACTtattgaacttttcaatctACAGGAAAAAACGTTCCTTGCTTCATCCTCGTCTATATCAGCATATGATTCATGGATGGCTAATATCATATTCAACGTTTTGTTCCAATTTCAAGTATTTCATTTCGATACTTTACCAGAAATTCTAGAGAGCTTTTCGTGGAATTCATGGATCAATGGTATATTCGGTACCTTAAAAACCTATAACGTTGACTCCCAGTTAGTGGGATTGTTATGCCTTTTTAACACTTGGCAAAGCATTCCCTTGGTTTACCGTAAACGTATTGCTGGTGCACTCATTGGAGAGTTCTGGGACATGCTTTCTATCGATACCGATTTCCACATTGTAAACATCCTTTTCCATAAGCTTcttattttcaaagttcTTGCAGATGAGAACATCTCTAAAATTTACCATGAGGCTATTAAAACGAAATTGTTCTCGATCAATAAGGAAGTGCTGTGCATCATAAACGCTTTTGATTATGACTATACTCAACTAGTAGATGAAAAGACtgttctctttttccaTACGAATAATAGGTTGATCCTAGAACGTCAAGAACCACTGTATGAGGATGACTTACTCTTGATGAGTAATCTGAAACATACTGAAGGTAACATGGGGAACGCTAACAATACACTTCTTTTCACTAACATGTCAAGAATGTCTAACATACGGCCAGGAGTCGTGATTTGCAAAGGAAAGCACCCCTTTGATATTTCAGATGAATTAGTCAGTAGAGCCGCTCTAATGGTTgcacaaaaaaataagacaaaaagagaaaacgaACGCAATagatcttcaatttcatctaGCACATCTTCACTTAACAGTGATACAAGTGAAACAGATGAttcgaagaaagaaggtGGTTTGaaatttggatttggagCTCTGTTGTCAAGTttcaataacaatatcaaatCAAAACCTGATACTCCTCCAAAACCAACTCAAAGGAATTCAAACAGAAATAGCATTGCTTCGACTAGTACAACAGATACTTATGAAACACATGAAATGCTGTCCATGTACAGTACAGTCTCTTCAGTTGCATCAAATTCATCTAGATCAGAATCATCTGAAGATCTACTGTATAAATTATCGCAGCAAACACGTTCTCACATTATGAACAATAATGACTCTCCAGCGTCTAAAAAGCACAAACTTTTGGCACCGGTCGAAACCAAATATACCAGGGATATTGTAACCAAACCGCCAATtagatttatttttaaaacGGTATCAGTTAATTCTCAACTaactcaaaagaagaacatgtTGGACAAAATCCAAGGgttcaacaagaaatgGGGGGTCAAAGTCGTTAATAGATATGACAAGCCTTTACCGGACCCATTAGGAATGGCTAGTGATACTCTAATAGATGGTTTTGATTTCGATTCTTTGTCACCCacaattgaagaacttcaacaactgAACCTAGTGGAAAATTCTGTATCGAATATTTACGAACACGATTCTTCTCAAGAACGCCGACAACAAGGGGGGGCAATGGAACCACCCCAGATAGATATTAGTCAACTATTTCCTGATGACACTTTTATGAATTTAACAGATGTACTGAACTCAACATCATATGATATCGAAAAAAACAAGCCGATTTCTAAAGTTGAAAGGATGAAGCTCATCACAAAGCTGACGAAATTAATCAAGGTGATCCACACTTTCAATCTCACTATGAAAGAGTATACAGAATTTAAAAAGGTTAACGGAAACAACCTAGTTTACATGGAATTGGACCCTGGATTCCACCAAAATCACTCCCTAAACAAAGGTCTCATAGCAATAGCTAGTTATAAGTAA
- the SFP1 gene encoding zinc-coordinating transcription factor SFP1, with the protein MEITATTTTTTAAMPASTSAGNSRSNSGVIGGSVSHPGSVPGIFISDGQGQAQTQAQAQAQAQNQGQGQQGLAPQQMAKLRRDSIAHSQGIGGVSWGSLTISSWLRDEVMIHSQTYAKDHALSGSHNSKSFPINVGKHGSGAAAAGINVPNTAGTKSPLDLTKFASPPGSSGAYLPNLEKQYCKDYSCCGQLLPSLHDLLRHYEEAHIATSPGGHGHGHGHVIGNAHHHHNNNNNNNNSINSHMHGQHQHQNQQHQQNHHSQQNHHQSGMVGVNMNFSLQTATNHSTSAGASPSNSTNSHSNSNSAAAAANSGNQHSNLHSHLHQHNATMSPHSSHGNMRSEGKHDQFDPNSVSYQQQRIQQQQLGGADSQNHGMGSRRLDPRSQQINNNLSQSKVPQRSQLNNSSSNASLSTLSQTVQASASTGQIHLNGGFVDAVSTNEVFLQSKHNQPSSTRNISNFNSYSTKSHQTMSQPAAKRSLPLGTGLDLDYMETGVMGGLHENSLGGVMGFGSMDSISHTVPLTNANQHGLQKKSKKLANAHLKSKGLGRQDSGSGLLVDHGSGVVVDDDVDDAVDDDDDDDDDDDNVSSNRKQQGYIDDPARRLYVMDHEEHKPFKCPVIGCDKTYKNQNGLKYHKLHGHQNQKLHENPDGTFSIIDPESNEPYPDGMGMENDKPYRCEVCGKRYKNLNGLKYHRGHSTH; encoded by the coding sequence ATGGAGATTACGGCGACGACgactactactactgcgGCTATGCCTGCGAGTACCAGTGCTGGAAATAGCAGGAGCAACAGCGGAGTCATTGGCGGGAGTGTGTCGCATCCTGGGTCTGTTCCGGGGATATTTATCAGCGATGGCCAGGGCCAAGCACAAACGcaagcacaagcacaagcacaagcacaaaaccagggccagggccagcAGGGCCTGGCCCCACAGCAGATGGCTAAGTTGAGGAGGGATTCCATCGCACATTCGCAGGGGATCGGTGGTGTTTCATGGGGGTCCCTCACAATTAGCTCGTGGTTGCGAGATGAGGTGATGATTCATAGTCAAACTTACGCAAAGGACCACGCTCTCTCAGGCAGCCATAACAGCAAGAGTTTCCCCATCAATGTAGGGAAACACGGGTCCGGAGCTGCCGCTGCAGGAATAAACGTCCCAAACACAGCCGGGACCAAGAGCCCGCTAGATTTGACCAAGTTTGCGTCTCCTCCGGGCTCGTCAGGTGCGTATTTGCCAAACCTCGAAAAGCAGTACTGTAAGGACTACAGCTGCTGTGGCCAGCTGCTCCCTAGCTTGCATGACCTTTTGCGCCATTACGAGGAGGCCCACATCGCAACGTCTCCTGGGGGTCACGGCCATGGTcatggtcacgtgattggCAACGcccaccaccaccataacaacaacaacaacaacaacaacagcattAACAGCCACATGCATGGtcaacaccaacaccagaaccagcagcaccagcagaACCACCACAGCCAGCAGAACCACCACCAATCGGGCATGGTTGGCGTGAATATGAACTTCAGTCTGCAAACTGCAACAAACCACAGCACTAGCGCTGGTGCTTCCCCATCCAATAGCACAAACTCACACAGTAACAGCAATTCGGCTGCCGCCGCTGCAAATTCAGGCAACCAACACTCTAATCTGCATTCCCATTTACATCAACATAACGCTACTATGTCCCCTCACAGTTCACACGGTAACATGAGGTCCGAGGGTAAACATGACCAGTTCGACCCAAACAGCGTAAGCTACCAGCAGCAAAGGatacagcaacagcaactGGGTGGTGCTGATTCGCAAAACCATGGTATGGGATCAAGAAGGTTGGATCCACGTTCccaacaaataaacaataatCTCTCTCAATCGAAAGTGCCGCAGCGTTCTCAGTTGAataattcttcatctaaCGCTAGCCTTTCGACTCTATCACAGACCGTCCAGGCTTCAGCATCAACCGGCCAGATTCACTTGAACGGTGGCTTTGTTGACGCCGTGTCGACAAACGAAGTGTTCTTACAATCCAAACACAACCAACCTTCTTCTACAAGGAACATTTCAAACTTCAATTCATATTCCACTAAATCTCATCAGACAATGTCCCAACCGGCGGCTAAACGCTCCTTGCCACTTGGCACCGGACTTGACCTAGACTACATGGAAACAGGCGTAATGGGTGGTTTGCATGAAAACTCTCTTGGAGGTGTTATGGGATTCGGATCGATGGATTCAATTTCGCATACCGTTCCACTAACAAACGCTAATCAACACGGGCTTCAAAAGAAGTCAAAGAAATTAGCAAACGCACATTTGAAATCAAAGGGGCTTGGAAGACAGGATAGCGGTTCCGGTTTGCTTGTGGATCATGGAAGTGGTGTAGTAGTAGACGACGATGTTGACGACGCtgtagatgatgatgacgatgatgatgatgatgacgataatgtttcatcaaataGAAAACAACAAGGATATATTGATGATCCAGCAAGGCGGCTATATGTCATGGATCATGAAGAACATAAACCTTTCAAGTGTCCAGTTATTGGATGCGACAAAACTTATAAAAATCAAAATGGTTTGAAGTATCATAAGCTGCATGgtcatcaaaatcaaaaacttcaTGAGAACCCCGATGGTACTTTCAGCATAATAGACCCAGAATCTAACGAACCTTACCCAGATGGTATGGGCATGGAGAATGACAAACCTTATCGCTGTGAGGTTTGTGGCAAGAGATATAAAAATTTGAATGGTCTCAAATATCACAGAGGTCATAGTACTCATTGA
- the SEI1 gene encoding seipin: protein MKINLSIPLQAARWFSYLLFLISVEVILVFPLANLLWIDFINRLIPNSTMHLIPLSNMLNSWTIPFDFSVIANSTSIIESDTMVRSDIPLEITINLGIYCTSQKPIESAVLTIDNKSQRLALTCFQNVDFLSTRFTGFDSVSKTIKKDMINEFKFEFPVNPDKKKIHIQLSDYTENHLLDHINAQFSVKYTGFRKFLLKWRITCHIFGTLIFASLISACFLLSFTVAFGYIYVS from the coding sequence atgaagatcAATTTGTCTATACCTCTCCAGGCTGCTAGATGGTTTTCTTATTTGTTATTTCTGATCTCTGTTGAGGTTATCCTTGTATTCCCGCTTGCAAATTTGTTATGGATAGATTTCATAAATCGATTGATTCCAAATAGTACAATGCATCTGATACCACTGAGTAACATGCTCAATAGCTGGACAATTccttttgatttttctgTAATAGCCAATTCTACATCAATCATTGAGTCGGATACTATGGTACGGTCAGATATACCATTAGAGATTACCATTAATTTAGGTATTTATTGTACATCGCAGAAGCCAATTGAATCTGCGGTTTTGACAATTGACAATAAAAGTCAAAGATTAGCGCTAACATGTTTCCAGAACGTCGACTTTTTATCCACAAGGTTCACTGGATTCGACTCTGTTTCCAAAACGATTAAAAAGGATATGATCAACGAATTCAAGTTTGAATTCCCTGTAAACCCtgataaaaagaaaatacatATTCAATTGAGTGATTACACAGAAAATCATCTTCTAGACCATATTAATGCCCAGTTTTCGGTGAAATATACAGGATTCCGCAAATTCCTTTTAAAATGGAGAATAACGTGTCATATCTTCGGTACTCTGATATTCGCCAGTCTAATATCTGCCTGTTTCTTGCTTTCCTTCACGGTAGCATTTGGTTACATTTATGTATCTTAA